A window of Thermococcus aggregans contains these coding sequences:
- a CDS encoding dihydroorotase — protein MIIKGEILSKSFKGNGYIVIKDGLIKSVGREKPKGSVDIDAEDKLVIPGLIDMHAHFREPGYEHRETIETGSKAAAHGGVTTVVLMPNTNPALDNLETIKYVKKRAEEIGLVDVLIAGAITKGRKGKELTNFKKLAEYVVGFSDDGTTPQSFKIFLEAAKLAKSVNKPILDHAEIEELSGGSMREGNFSRLYGISGIPDVAESIAVARDVEVARYTAAHIHIQHLSTKASVEIVREGKKRGIPVSAEVTHHHLIFKDEDLKDRSPFKKVNPPLPREEDQEELIKGLLDGTIEVIASDHAPYSLEEKSVDIEKAPFGISGIETLLSSLILISKRHEIPFEVLLEKVTCNPAKLLNLPLKGDIKPGYKADIVILDPDKEWRVTEKSLFSKGKNTPFLGKRLPGVVEMTLKEGKILYRGD, from the coding sequence ATGATCATTAAAGGGGAAATACTCTCAAAGAGCTTCAAGGGGAATGGCTACATAGTAATCAAGGACGGGCTAATCAAGAGCGTCGGGCGGGAAAAGCCGAAGGGAAGCGTCGATATCGATGCAGAGGATAAGCTTGTTATTCCAGGTTTAATAGATATGCACGCTCATTTCAGGGAACCGGGATACGAGCATAGGGAGACAATAGAAACCGGTTCAAAGGCTGCCGCTCATGGGGGCGTCACAACCGTCGTCCTCATGCCAAACACGAATCCAGCGTTGGATAACCTCGAGACGATAAAGTACGTGAAAAAGAGGGCAGAGGAGATAGGGCTCGTTGACGTTCTCATAGCTGGAGCCATTACAAAGGGCAGAAAGGGGAAAGAGCTCACGAATTTCAAAAAGCTTGCAGAGTACGTTGTGGGATTTAGTGACGATGGAACAACACCTCAAAGCTTCAAAATATTTTTGGAGGCCGCAAAGCTGGCAAAAAGTGTAAACAAGCCGATTTTAGACCACGCGGAGATAGAAGAGCTATCCGGAGGAAGCATGAGGGAAGGGAACTTCTCAAGGCTTTACGGCATAAGCGGGATTCCAGATGTGGCTGAATCAATAGCCGTTGCAAGGGATGTGGAGGTGGCAAGGTACACTGCCGCTCACATCCACATCCAGCACCTCTCAACAAAGGCCTCCGTGGAGATAGTTAGGGAAGGGAAGAAGAGAGGAATTCCGGTGTCGGCTGAAGTTACCCATCACCATCTCATTTTTAAGGACGAAGACCTGAAAGACCGCTCTCCATTTAAAAAAGTCAACCCTCCCCTGCCGAGGGAAGAAGACCAGGAAGAGCTCATAAAAGGGCTCCTCGATGGCACGATAGAGGTAATAGCCAGCGACCATGCGCCATACTCCCTTGAGGAAAAGAGCGTGGACATTGAAAAAGCCCCCTTTGGGATAAGCGGCATTGAGACCCTGCTTTCCTCTTTGATTTTGATATCGAAGAGGCACGAGATTCCTTTTGAGGTTCTTCTGGAAAAGGTCACCTGCAATCCGGCAAAGCTGCTTAACCTTCCATTAAAAGGGGACATAAAACCGGGATACAAGGCGGATATAGTTATCCTAGACCCGGACAAAGAGTGGAGGGTTACGGAGAAAAGCCTGTTCTCAAAGGGCAAGAACACTCCTTTCCTCGGGAAAAGACTCCCTGGAGTAGTTGAGATGACTCTCAAAGAGGGCAAAATACTATACCGGGGGGATTAA
- a CDS encoding dihydroorotate dehydrogenase — translation MIEAELVEKKIARDYGFFKFKLQEELEKPDAGQFVMLKASDEPILAKPFSIYSYKNRELTLFIKRVGRLTGKIFSSPIGGVFYVRGPYGVPYIEKISKDKKYILIGGGSGIAPLNFFSELYPRLVYKKLYGFREKYIRELFEDEDQQNLVIEEESGKTVVDVLMEVYSEEFGILACGPVPMLKNLPSGSYVSLEAIMGCGIGACKSCAVKTKEGIKTVCKDGPLFRKEEVLWEWI, via the coding sequence TTGATTGAAGCGGAGCTTGTAGAAAAGAAAATAGCAAGGGATTACGGTTTCTTTAAGTTTAAGCTTCAAGAAGAGCTGGAGAAACCCGATGCAGGACAGTTCGTAATGCTAAAAGCCTCTGACGAGCCAATTCTCGCAAAACCATTCTCCATCTATTCCTACAAAAACAGAGAGCTCACCCTTTTTATAAAGCGCGTTGGGAGGCTAACTGGAAAAATATTCTCCAGCCCCATAGGAGGAGTGTTCTATGTAAGGGGACCCTATGGAGTGCCCTACATTGAAAAAATCAGCAAAGATAAAAAATACATCCTTATTGGAGGGGGAAGCGGAATAGCACCTTTGAACTTCTTTTCAGAGCTTTATCCAAGGCTCGTTTACAAAAAGCTCTACGGGTTTAGGGAGAAATATATAAGGGAGCTTTTCGAAGATGAGGATCAGCAAAACCTTGTAATAGAGGAAGAAAGTGGAAAGACCGTTGTAGATGTGCTAATGGAAGTCTATTCAGAAGAGTTCGGGATTCTAGCGTGCGGTCCAGTTCCAATGTTGAAAAACCTTCCCTCAGGTTCATACGTCTCCCTTGAGGCCATAATGGGGTGTGGAATAGGAGCTTGCAAAAGCTGCGCCGTAAAGACAAAGGAGGGCATTAAAACGGTTTGTAAAGACGGCCCACTCTTTAGGAAGGAGGAGGTACTATGGGAGTGGATTTAA
- a CDS encoding cation:proton antiporter: METLIMLALMLAMAKLLGWVFEKIGQPVVLGQILGGLIIGVFAESNETIREFSNLGVLLLLFLAGIESDLQEFRRVGRPSILVAGIGVLFSFILGFLVAYPFVEFHEALLYGAIMTPTSVSITVRVLMELRRLRTREGTTILAAAVVDDVLGILVLTVIISLLREGSIDYRTIVEILVEVSGFLAIFLYLGPVFAEKAFKRISHIDLPESTTAFAIVFLILFAYMAEHLNLASILGAYMVGLTIGQTSYKKQVEDHVSILGYSLFIPIFFVEVGMRIELSYIRYASLFAVLYTIMAVVSKIAGCGLGAYLAGFDFKASLRIGIGMIPRLGVELAMLTIALSSGIIGSEALTIAIFMVFVTTILTPPLLKWAYKR, encoded by the coding sequence ATGGAAACGCTTATTATGTTGGCTTTAATGCTGGCGATGGCAAAGCTCCTTGGATGGGTATTTGAAAAAATTGGCCAGCCTGTTGTTCTCGGTCAGATTCTTGGAGGACTGATTATAGGAGTTTTTGCAGAGAGCAACGAAACAATTAGAGAGTTCTCAAACCTTGGGGTTCTTTTACTCCTATTTCTTGCAGGTATTGAAAGCGACCTTCAAGAGTTTAGAAGGGTTGGGAGACCGAGTATCCTTGTCGCCGGTATTGGAGTTCTTTTCTCATTCATATTGGGATTTCTGGTAGCATATCCGTTTGTGGAGTTTCACGAGGCTCTGCTCTACGGTGCAATAATGACCCCCACGAGCGTCAGCATAACTGTAAGGGTTCTAATGGAGCTTAGAAGGCTTAGGACAAGGGAAGGCACTACTATTCTGGCAGCTGCCGTTGTTGATGATGTTCTTGGAATCCTTGTTCTTACAGTGATCATCTCCCTACTCCGCGAGGGTAGCATAGATTACAGAACCATTGTGGAAATCCTCGTAGAGGTTAGTGGTTTTCTGGCCATATTCCTATACCTCGGCCCTGTATTTGCAGAGAAAGCTTTTAAGAGAATCTCGCACATAGATTTGCCCGAATCAACAACGGCATTTGCGATTGTATTTTTGATACTGTTTGCATATATGGCTGAGCACCTAAACCTTGCTTCCATCTTAGGGGCGTACATGGTAGGTCTCACCATAGGACAAACAAGCTACAAAAAGCAGGTTGAAGATCATGTAAGTATCTTGGGTTATTCCCTGTTTATACCCATCTTTTTTGTTGAAGTCGGTATGAGAATCGAACTAAGTTACATACGTTACGCAAGTCTCTTCGCAGTTCTCTATACCATTATGGCAGTAGTAAGCAAAATAGCTGGATGTGGACTTGGAGCATACTTGGCAGGCTTTGATTTCAAAGCATCCTTGAGAATTGGTATTGGCATGATCCCAAGACTTGGAGTGGAGCTTGCCATGTTAACAATAGCGCTGTCAAGTGGAATCATAGGTTCTGAGGCATTGACTATCGCAATCTTCATGGTGTTCGTAACCACTATACTAACACCGCCTTTACTGAAATGGGCATATAAAAGGTAA
- the pyrB gene encoding aspartate carbamoyltransferase, protein MRFQDVISINDFGKEDIDYVLRVAEKLEAELKEKGTLEYAKGKVLATLFFEPSTRTRLSFESAMHRLGGSVIGFAEASSTSIKKGESLMDTIRTVENYADVIVIRHPREGAARLAAEVARVPVINAGDGANQHPTQTLLDLYTIKKEFGRIDGLNIALLGDLKYGRTVHSLAKALSYYNVKLYFVAPKGLEMPRHIVEEVSSKVEVVETSKLEEVIPEIDVLYVTRIQKERFPDPAEYNKIKGSYRVDLKILENAKDTLKVMHPLPRVDEIAYEVDNTKYSAYFRQVWSGIPVRMALLGILLEVVE, encoded by the coding sequence ATGCGGTTCCAAGACGTGATTAGCATAAACGATTTTGGAAAAGAAGATATCGACTATGTTTTGAGGGTTGCAGAAAAGCTTGAAGCGGAACTTAAAGAAAAAGGAACCCTTGAATACGCAAAAGGAAAAGTTCTGGCAACCCTTTTCTTTGAGCCGTCAACAAGAACGAGATTGAGCTTTGAAAGCGCAATGCACAGACTAGGCGGGTCAGTCATAGGGTTTGCCGAGGCATCGAGCACGAGCATCAAAAAGGGAGAGAGCCTCATGGACACGATAAGAACGGTGGAAAACTACGCCGATGTGATAGTGATAAGGCACCCAAGGGAAGGCGCGGCAAGATTGGCCGCTGAAGTTGCCAGGGTTCCCGTAATAAACGCTGGGGACGGGGCAAACCAGCATCCCACGCAGACTTTGCTTGACCTCTACACGATCAAAAAAGAATTCGGGAGAATAGACGGTCTCAACATTGCCCTTCTTGGAGACCTCAAGTACGGAAGAACCGTGCACAGCCTTGCGAAGGCACTCTCTTACTACAACGTGAAGCTTTACTTTGTGGCTCCCAAAGGCTTGGAGATGCCAAGGCACATAGTTGAGGAAGTCTCAAGCAAAGTCGAAGTCGTGGAAACGAGCAAGCTGGAAGAGGTAATTCCCGAGATAGACGTGCTTTACGTGACAAGAATCCAAAAGGAGAGGTTCCCGGATCCCGCAGAGTACAACAAAATCAAGGGCTCGTACAGGGTGGATTTAAAAATCCTAGAGAATGCAAAAGATACGCTAAAAGTCATGCATCCCTTGCCGAGGGTTGATGAAATAGCGTATGAAGTTGATAACACAAAGTATTCTGCGTACTTTAGGCAGGTATGGAGCGGAATCCCGGTCAGAATGGCGCTTCTTGGCATCCTCTTGGAGGTGGTAGAATGA
- a CDS encoding cation:proton antiporter: MDVFLELAVILIVAKLFGYLATKVKMPGALGQLIGGMLIGSSVLNIVSYSEGVHLISEMGVVLLLFLAGLETDVEEFKSVGVPAFLIALGGVVVPFAMGYYISEWFGYGRTEALFLGGILTATSVGLTASILMEMKRLRTKEGTAILASAVVDDVLGIIVLTTLIAMHRKGHVYIEDLGILIGEIAVFFIVSWLVGKPIVKEVLLLSERIDLPETLTAFALALTLIFAYIAEQFRIAGITGAYLAGVLIAQTDEAKRISDKMITLSYSLFVPVFLVGIGIKTDIKVLLHAGAFAVLYSIIAIIGKILGCGAGALIAKFKPKEALRVGVGMIPRMEVALIMANVALTEGVFDNKLFSIPVTMVMLTTFITPPLLKWVFSRD; this comes from the coding sequence GGAGCCCTTGGTCAGCTTATTGGGGGAATGCTCATTGGATCCTCTGTTTTAAACATAGTAAGCTATTCTGAAGGAGTCCATTTAATAAGTGAGATGGGCGTGGTTTTGCTTCTATTTCTTGCCGGTCTTGAAACTGATGTTGAAGAATTTAAGAGCGTTGGAGTGCCTGCTTTTCTTATCGCCCTTGGTGGGGTTGTGGTCCCTTTCGCAATGGGCTATTACATATCCGAATGGTTTGGGTATGGAAGAACTGAAGCCTTGTTTCTGGGGGGAATTTTGACAGCTACAAGCGTTGGATTAACCGCAAGCATCCTAATGGAAATGAAAAGACTCCGGACAAAGGAAGGGACGGCAATTTTAGCCAGTGCCGTCGTTGATGATGTCCTTGGAATTATAGTTCTCACGACTCTAATTGCCATGCACAGAAAGGGGCATGTGTACATAGAGGACCTAGGAATTTTAATTGGGGAAATAGCGGTGTTCTTTATAGTCAGCTGGCTTGTTGGAAAACCAATTGTTAAAGAAGTCCTGCTCCTCTCTGAAAGAATCGACTTACCGGAAACTTTAACAGCATTTGCCCTTGCTTTAACCCTTATTTTTGCATATATAGCTGAGCAGTTTAGGATAGCAGGAATAACCGGAGCTTATTTAGCAGGAGTGCTGATAGCACAAACAGATGAGGCAAAGAGAATTAGTGACAAGATGATAACCCTTTCCTACTCCCTTTTCGTTCCCGTCTTCCTCGTGGGAATTGGAATAAAGACCGACATTAAAGTTCTTTTACATGCAGGGGCGTTTGCAGTTCTATATTCCATAATAGCAATAATAGGGAAAATCTTAGGCTGTGGAGCAGGGGCATTGATAGCTAAATTTAAACCTAAAGAGGCCCTTAGAGTCGGCGTTGGAATGATTCCCAGAATGGAAGTTGCGCTAATTATGGCCAACGTCGCCCTTACTGAAGGCGTCTTTGACAATAAATTATTCTCAATTCCTGTAACAATGGTCATGCTGACGACGTTTATAACCCCCCCACTCCTGAAGTGGGTGTTCTCGAGGGATTAA
- the rlmD gene encoding 23S rRNA (uracil(1939)-C(5))-methyltransferase RlmD, translated as MKVKIERLSEEGFGEARVDKKTILVPFTSPGDVVEIRKWHREKKKLVAHDYEILEFSPNRADPVCQYFGQCGGCLLQHIPYEEQIKFKEEKLARLLNTEVDVVPSPKIYGHRNRIDVATTTKGIGFRRRGTWWDVIDIEDCEVFGKNSRKALNALREFIEDFGIQLWDLKKSEGFLRYIVLREGKFTGELMVNLVTSEGELPEEVAQYFSFADSIYWSINNTKSDVSYGEPKKFWGEEFIRETLDNVTYLIHPNSFFQTNSYQAVNLVKKVAELVEGEKVLDLYSGVGTFGIYLAKKGFKVEGIEINPFAVEMAKKNVEINNVDAEFRVGADKDVESLRSYDTVIVDPPRAGLHPKLIRKILNDLPENLVYVSCNPKTFAENIEMLKKEYSIESILGLDMFPHTPHVEIVAKLSLKDEL; from the coding sequence ATGAAAGTGAAGATAGAAAGACTAAGCGAGGAAGGATTTGGCGAGGCGAGAGTTGATAAAAAAACAATATTGGTTCCTTTTACTTCTCCAGGTGACGTAGTTGAAATAAGGAAGTGGCATAGGGAAAAGAAAAAGCTCGTCGCCCATGACTATGAGATACTTGAGTTTTCTCCCAATAGAGCAGACCCTGTTTGTCAGTATTTTGGACAGTGTGGAGGGTGCTTGCTCCAGCATATCCCTTATGAAGAGCAGATAAAGTTTAAAGAAGAGAAGCTTGCCCGTCTCCTCAACACTGAAGTAGACGTAGTCCCATCTCCAAAAATTTATGGACATCGAAACAGAATTGACGTTGCGACGACCACGAAGGGAATAGGGTTTAGGAGAAGAGGAACTTGGTGGGATGTAATTGACATTGAAGATTGTGAAGTGTTTGGAAAAAACAGCAGGAAAGCGTTGAATGCCTTGAGGGAGTTTATAGAGGATTTTGGTATTCAGCTTTGGGATTTAAAGAAAAGTGAGGGATTTTTAAGATATATCGTGCTTAGGGAAGGAAAATTCACAGGGGAACTTATGGTGAATCTGGTTACTTCAGAGGGGGAACTTCCAGAGGAAGTTGCTCAGTATTTTAGTTTTGCTGACTCCATTTATTGGAGCATCAACAATACAAAAAGCGATGTCTCTTATGGTGAGCCAAAAAAGTTCTGGGGGGAGGAATTCATTAGAGAGACCCTTGACAACGTGACTTACTTAATTCACCCCAACTCATTTTTCCAAACAAACTCTTATCAGGCGGTTAACCTCGTAAAGAAAGTGGCAGAACTTGTTGAAGGTGAAAAGGTACTTGATCTCTATTCGGGAGTGGGTACTTTTGGAATATACTTAGCCAAGAAAGGATTTAAGGTGGAGGGCATTGAGATAAACCCATTTGCAGTCGAGATGGCTAAGAAAAACGTGGAAATAAACAACGTTGATGCCGAGTTTAGAGTCGGCGCTGATAAAGACGTTGAAAGCTTAAGGTCATATGACACGGTCATAGTCGATCCGCCGAGAGCCGGCCTACATCCAAAGCTAATAAGGAAGATATTGAACGATTTGCCCGAGAATTTAGTTTACGTCTCTTGCAATCCTAAAACCTTCGCTGAAAATATTGAAATGCTTAAAAAAGAGTACTCAATAGAAAGCATACTCGGGCTTGATATGTTTCCCCATACTCCTCATGTTGAAATTGTTGCAAAATTAAGTTTGAAAGATGAACTCTAA
- a CDS encoding dihydroorotate dehydrogenase, with amino-acid sequence MGVDLSVERFGIKFENPLILASGPAGFGFELLQYLDLSKVGAITLKTVTLNPREGNAPPRLVDTHGGIINSIGLQNPGIGEFINSIAPRLKEIKTIKIGSIAGFSVEEWKVLGEEMDKIKEIKAIELDLSCPNVKGKKMWAKDEKLTQEAIKAVRESTDKPIIAKLAPDVTGIVGIAKKAVEAGADGLSIGNTIEAMRINIETGLPVLKLKTGGLSGPAIKPITLARVFKVAEALDVPIIGIGGVMNWKDALEYAMAGASLIGIGTALMINPQSPLEILEGIERFLRQKGIERFEDIVGIAHRGGFRCLSKNTGKRGIRTLQYW; translated from the coding sequence ATGGGAGTGGATTTAAGCGTCGAGAGGTTTGGAATAAAGTTTGAGAATCCGCTAATCCTCGCCTCTGGACCGGCGGGATTCGGTTTTGAGCTTCTGCAGTATTTAGATCTCTCAAAGGTGGGCGCAATAACCCTGAAAACCGTCACGTTAAATCCCAGAGAAGGGAATGCTCCTCCGAGGCTCGTTGATACACACGGAGGGATAATAAACTCCATAGGCCTCCAAAATCCCGGCATTGGGGAATTTATTAACAGTATTGCCCCAAGGCTTAAAGAGATCAAGACAATCAAGATTGGAAGCATCGCGGGATTCAGCGTAGAGGAATGGAAGGTTCTGGGAGAAGAGATGGACAAAATAAAAGAAATAAAGGCAATCGAGCTCGATCTTTCGTGCCCCAATGTAAAAGGAAAGAAGATGTGGGCCAAAGATGAGAAGCTCACCCAAGAAGCGATAAAAGCCGTAAGGGAATCAACAGACAAGCCAATAATTGCCAAACTTGCACCGGATGTTACCGGTATAGTGGGAATAGCAAAGAAAGCTGTAGAGGCGGGAGCCGATGGTCTGAGCATTGGGAACACGATAGAGGCTATGCGAATAAACATCGAAACCGGATTGCCCGTTCTCAAACTCAAAACCGGCGGCTTGAGTGGTCCAGCTATAAAGCCCATTACACTCGCAAGGGTCTTTAAAGTGGCCGAAGCTTTAGATGTCCCTATTATAGGAATTGGGGGAGTTATGAACTGGAAAGATGCTTTAGAGTATGCGATGGCAGGTGCATCGCTTATTGGAATAGGCACTGCCCTCATGATAAATCCCCAGTCTCCGCTCGAAATTTTAGAGGGCATTGAACGCTTCCTCAGGCAAAAGGGAATTGAGAGGTTTGAGGATATAGTCGGAATAGCTCACCGAGGTGGGTTCCGATGTTTATCAAAAAATACAGGAAAGCGAGGGATAAGAACGCTTCAATATTGGTAG
- a CDS encoding ArsR family transcriptional regulator, protein MVARKDVIYKLLATKKKATSLQKLSEELETPMPQLLRTLKNLESEGLVEISFGENKATIMVKAKTIEDYF, encoded by the coding sequence ATGGTTGCTAGAAAAGATGTCATATACAAACTCCTAGCAACTAAGAAAAAAGCTACTTCTCTGCAGAAATTGAGTGAAGAACTTGAAACCCCTATGCCACAACTTTTGCGCACCTTGAAAAATTTAGAATCCGAGGGGCTTGTTGAAATATCCTTTGGAGAGAACAAGGCTACAATAATGGTAAAAGCAAAAACTATTGAGGATTACTTCTGA
- the pyrE gene encoding orotate phosphoribosyltransferase has product MSKKKAKLIEMIFKEKAIEFGHFILSSGKESNYYINIKKLITKPEALKLIASLMSSKAKELGIEYDKIAGPELGAVPIAVSLALETGKPILIVRKKKKSYGTGRQIEGVVEAGDRVLLVEDVTTTGNSVLRAAKALEEEDAKVVAIMVVVDREEGAKEALSREGYTLISLVTVGELFEYKERQRIRSNPQ; this is encoded by the coding sequence ATGTCAAAGAAAAAAGCTAAACTCATCGAGATGATATTCAAAGAGAAAGCCATAGAGTTCGGCCACTTCATTCTAAGCTCCGGGAAAGAGAGTAACTACTACATAAACATTAAAAAGCTGATAACCAAGCCCGAAGCTTTGAAGCTAATTGCCTCCCTTATGAGCTCAAAGGCTAAGGAGCTAGGCATTGAGTACGATAAAATAGCCGGGCCGGAGTTGGGCGCAGTGCCTATAGCCGTTTCTCTGGCTTTGGAGACGGGCAAGCCTATCCTGATCGTGCGTAAAAAGAAAAAAAGCTACGGTACTGGAAGGCAGATTGAAGGGGTTGTGGAAGCAGGAGATAGGGTTCTTTTAGTGGAAGACGTCACAACGACTGGAAATAGCGTTTTAAGGGCCGCAAAAGCTTTGGAGGAAGAGGACGCAAAGGTCGTTGCCATCATGGTGGTCGTTGACAGGGAAGAAGGTGCAAAAGAGGCACTCTCAAGGGAAGGCTATACATTAATTTCCCTTGTGACCGTTGGAGAACTGTTTGAATATAAGGAAAGGCAGAGAATCAGAAGTAATCCTCAATAG
- the pyrI gene encoding aspartate carbamoyltransferase regulatory subunit translates to MKELKVSAINKGTVIDHIPAGRGLKVLEILNLPEDSTILVAINVRSGKLGRKDIIKVEGKLLDEEEVNKIALIAPTATVNIIENWEVKEKRKVEIPEEIVGIIECANPNCITHYEEVKPRFKVISKKPLKLRCHYCERTMEEDIVLKHLL, encoded by the coding sequence ATGAAGGAACTAAAGGTCTCAGCAATTAACAAAGGAACGGTAATAGACCACATACCAGCTGGCAGAGGCTTGAAAGTCCTTGAAATCCTCAATTTGCCTGAAGACAGCACGATACTTGTAGCCATAAACGTAAGAAGCGGAAAGCTTGGAAGAAAGGACATCATAAAAGTCGAAGGGAAGCTGCTTGATGAGGAAGAAGTCAACAAGATAGCCCTTATCGCTCCAACGGCTACGGTAAACATAATAGAGAACTGGGAAGTCAAAGAGAAAAGAAAGGTCGAGATACCCGAGGAAATAGTTGGAATCATAGAATGCGCGAATCCAAACTGCATAACTCACTACGAAGAAGTAAAGCCGAGGTTCAAGGTGATCTCAAAGAAGCCGCTCAAGCTAAGGTGCCACTACTGTGAGAGGACGATGGAAGAGGACATCGTGCTAAAACACCTGCTGTGA
- the lrpA gene encoding HTH-type transcriptional regulator LrpA encodes MLDERDKIIIEMLTKDARTPFTEIAKVLGISETAVRKRVRALEEKGIIQQYTIRVHPQKLGYNLISITGVDTKPEKLFEVANKLKEFDFVKELYLSSGDHMIMAEIWAKDGEDLADIMSNKIGKIDGVTKVCPAIILERLK; translated from the coding sequence ATGCTAGATGAGAGGGACAAGATAATAATTGAAATGTTAACAAAAGACGCTAGGACGCCTTTCACGGAAATAGCTAAGGTTTTGGGCATAAGCGAGACGGCTGTAAGAAAGAGGGTTAGGGCTTTAGAAGAAAAGGGCATTATACAGCAGTATACGATCAGGGTACATCCTCAAAAACTCGGGTACAATCTGATAAGCATAACTGGAGTCGATACTAAGCCGGAAAAGCTGTTTGAAGTGGCTAATAAACTAAAGGAGTTTGATTTCGTTAAGGAGCTTTACCTTTCAAGTGGCGATCACATGATAATGGCAGAAATATGGGCAAAGGACGGAGAGGATCTCGCGGATATAATGTCAAACAAAATAGGAAAAATTGACGGTGTTACGAAGGTCTGTCCCGCTATAATTCTGGAGCGCTTAAAGTAA